In a genomic window of Lycium ferocissimum isolate CSIRO_LF1 chromosome 9, AGI_CSIRO_Lferr_CH_V1, whole genome shotgun sequence:
- the LOC132029253 gene encoding soluble inorganic pyrophosphatase PPA1-like, protein MSNEGGDQQRGAPRLNERILSTLSRRSVAAHPWHDLEIGPEAPHVFNVVIEISKGSKVKYELDKKTGLIKVDRVLYSSVVYPQNYGFIPRTLCEDSDPMDVLVLMQEPVIPGCFLRARAIGLMPMIDQGEKDDKIIAVCADDPEYRHYTNINQLAPHRLAEIRRFFEEYKKNENKEVAVDEFLPPNTAADAIQYSMDLYAEYILQTLRK, encoded by the exons ATGAGCAATGAAGGCGGCGATCAACAAAGAGGTGCCCCTCGTTTGAATGAGAGGATCCTCTCAACTTTGTCCAGACGATCTGTTGCTGCCCATCCTTGGCATGATCTCGAGATAG GACCTGAAGCTCCCCACGTTTTCAATGTT GTAATTGAGATATCAAAAGGAAGCAAAGTCAAGTACGAGCTTGACAAGAAAACTGGTCTCATTAAG GTTGATCGAGTGCTATATTCATCGGTAGTTTACCCTCAGAACTATGGTTTCATTCCTCGAACGCTATGTGAAGATAGTGACCCCATGGATGTATTAGTCCTCATGCAG GAACCTGTCATCCCAGGTTGTTTCCTTCGAGCAAGAGCCATCGGACTTATGCCTATGATCGATCAG GGAGAGAAGGACGATAAAATCATAGCAGTGTGTGCTGATGATCCAGAATATCGACACTACACTAACATAAACCAGCTTGCCCCTCATCGCTTAGCCGAAATCCGCCGCTTCTTTGAAGAAT ACAAGAAGAATGAGAACAAAGAGGTTGCTGTTGACGAGTTTCTGCCTCCAAATACTGCTGCTGATGCCATCCAGTACTCCAT GGACCTTTATGCTGAATACATATTACAGACGTTGAGGAAGTAA
- the LOC132030988 gene encoding photosystem I reaction center subunit N, chloroplastic has protein sequence MAAMNSSVLACSYAVSGIGATELTSKHAVTTSMALQKLPVVIKAQQHSSANINKDVHQAGRRVALLGLAAALFTASNSSANAGVIDDYLEKSKANKELNDKKRLATSGANFARAYTVQFGTCKFPENFTGCQDLAKQKKVPFISEDLALECEGKDKYKCGSNVFWKW, from the exons ATGGCAGCAATGAACTCAAGTGTGTTGGCATGCAGCTATGCTGTGTCAGGCATTGGTGCAACTGAACTCACCTCAAAGCATGCAGTCACCACCTCCATGGCTCTCCAGAAATTGCCAGTAGTCATCAAGGCTCAACAACACTCCTCAGCCAACATTAATAAGGACGTCCACCAAGCCGGAAGAAGAGTTGCGCTCCTTGGCTTAGCTGCTGCCCTTTTCACAGCCTCCAACTCCTCTGCCAATGCTGGCGTCATCGACGACTATCTTGAGAAAAGCAAAGCCAACAAG GAATTGAATGACAAGAAGAGGTTGGCCACAAGTGGCGCAAACTTCGCAAGGGCATACACAGTTCAATTTGGAACCTGCAAGTTCCCTGAGAACTTCACCGGCTGCCAAGACCTTGCCAAACAAAAG AAAGTGCCATTTATAAGTGAAGACTTGGCCTTGGAGTGCGAGGGCAAGGACAAATACAAGTGTGGTTCTAATGTGTTCTGGAAATGGTGA